One Miscanthus floridulus cultivar M001 chromosome 11, ASM1932011v1, whole genome shotgun sequence DNA window includes the following coding sequences:
- the LOC136494332 gene encoding cellulose synthase-like protein H1 codes for MNAKWNPVRFDTHPERLAQRTDELPAVDMFVTTADPKLEPPVVTVNTVLSLLALDYPAGKLSCYVSDDGCSAVTCYALREAAEFAKLWVPFCEKHGVKVRAPFVYFSPGGSVELGGGHVRDDDDAEFLRALHW; via the exons ATGAACGCCAAGTGGAACCCGGTCCGCTTTGACACGCACCCTGAACGCCTCGCCCAACG CACCGACGAGCTGCCGGCGGTGGACATGTTCGTGACGACGGCCGACCCGAAGCTGGAGCCGCCGGTGGTGACGGTGAACACGGTGCTGTCGCTGCTGGCGCTGGACTACCCCGCAGGGAAGCTGTCGTGCTACGTCTCCGACGACGGGTGCTCGGCGGTGACCTGCTACGCGCTGCGCGAGGCCGCCGAGTTCGCCAAGCTCTGGGTGCCCTTCTGCGAGAAGCACGGCGTCAAGGTCAGGGCCCCCTTCGTGTACTTCTCCCCTGGCGGTTCGGTGGAGCTTGGCGGTGGACATGTTcgtgacgacgacgacgccgaGTTCCTCCGCGCTCTACACTGGTGA